The genomic window CATTATTTTGACCTTTCCTATTCCtcgtttttccttttttaaattagaaCTTGTTACAATGAagatatttttctaaaaatacaaaagacCTTCCATATTTATGATTTCTTCAACTTATCTTTATTATTCccaatgaaaataattaataaaaatggaaaaacatTAGTACAGGTACTCCAATTTTTGCATCATTAAAAATGATgagcatatttttaatttatgatgacagtacattatattatatgtgcaCATACCAAAACACCTACGTCTGTCTATATAACTGTTAGGAAGAATTGAAGCAATTTGGAGCattcatataatttgaatatttaaattaagcgcgattttttttttttttttttttgccttttttcGTCTACCTTTAGTTAATATCAGAAGATACTAACCAAAATGATTTAGAGTTGATACAGGCTGTTCTTACGAATAtagaacaaaacaaaatggacaaattaaattttttttatatagagaatataatttttgaactATTaggttatttaaaaaatgaaaaaaaaaaaaaaataaaaatacaaaaaaaagacgaaaaaaaaaaaaataaaaatgatttccttttattttgtaaaatacttttttaatagatGAAATAATTAGACAAATAACAGTTGAATGTCCAAAGCGTGGTTTTGCCTTAACactgtaataaaatatatatatatttatatatgtgaatatatgtatatgtgcactTATGGATATATAGATCTGATAATTTCGTATTAGTAATATGCGagtaaagaaatatatataagctaAACTACATAAGCAatgattttatatttgaatagGAAACATTAATACTCATAAAtcgaaaataataaatatatataagaatattttttaagaaagaaatatatgaatattttttaagaatacacatatgaataatttttaacaaatatacataaatatttttttctgttcttACATTTTCGAAAGGATAAATAAcgaaattcaaaaaaatattaattattataaaaatttgataGAAATTATTGAACATAATAATGACATGAATAACGAAAAATTCAAAGAAGTGCAATCCAAACGCAACTTACTTGTAACCCTtcacctttttattttcttcttgacattattatatcgtttatataattctaatttaataaaattatactcGCGTACTCTTAGCTAGGGCAACTGGCTGCGGAAGaggataaattaaaagaaaaattaaccGATGTGCAAAATGAGCTTGAGTTATTAAAGAAGTAGAAATggagaaacaaaaaataaaacattcacaccaaaaaaaaaaaaaagaaaatacatatatatatatatatatattatatgtatgtatgaggGAAGATACATGACCATTTTCGatctatttaaaaaacatgcCTCTTctcatatgcatatgtgcatatttatacaaatacatgatttttaatttttcttaaatttttttaacacagcgaaaataaaaagaaaatgcaagaaaataaaaataaaaaagagatacaggtttcctattttttttggactccatttttttttttttttttataataaatattattgtgttgtgtgctttttaatttttattttttattttttatttttttttttttttttttttttttttttgtagtacGATTTGTTAAAGCACAATGAAtcattattagaaaaaattaaagaaatttaCGATAAGCAAGGGGAAATTTAaactttgtaaaaaaataggGAAATGCAcgaatttaaaataaaaaagaaggtaatgaaatatatgtcCACCAAgcatattttgtaataatttatcttattatgctatattatgatttattatattttttggtgttttattttatatatctcaCAGTTTTACTCACACGTCATGTAAAACACACTTTATGAAAACTTTGAAGGgtattatcttttaattattcCTCTAGAGATTCCTTCATTTggttaattttgtttaaattttctttaatctttttctcttccgtaaaaatattttgaataatagTTGCTCTTTCCTTTAATATGCGATAATACTTTTcgacaaaaattaaaaacgtCTGTGCATTGAAaggaaaaagtaatataaattacatttaatGAATATGCGAAGCTCAGActgtattaatttatttaataaaatgaaaggaAACCATGCGTGCGTATGTATGGATAAACatgtgtgtatacatatatatatatgtatgtgtatgggTACACGTTTGTGGGAACTTTCAAATTAACCTTCCATAACTCTATCATATCATCAGGGGTTATATGCGCCAAGTTATGCCAGtattctttttcttgtttttttctttcaagTATTAGCTTTAATGAAACATTTAGTCTCTAAATGAAACCGATATAAtaagtaattattattttaaatactgCTATATTACGAAAGTGCTTATTTGGTAGGACAGttttaatgaattatatatttaaaagtttattataattttttttgttttttttccattatctTTTGATCTcacatttttgtatttttgtttattcgcAGTAATTCTGcatacattttctttttccttctcttgataatacttaaatattatatctaaTGTATATTCTGAGTTGTAAGATAAGCTGATCTCTTCGTtctctttattattttgatgaGTGTCGTCATTTTCCTGTTTATCTTCTTTTGCGACGATTCAGTAAATTAAAGAAGTTGTTTAAGCAAGAGgagtatatatgttaaatatcattatttgaagtaattttttatctatttatgcatttatttattgatatatccatttattcatttattcgtttattccttatattattattatttttttttacctataTAGAACAACTGAGTTAGCAATTCTAAGTCGTCTTGTGTGTTAACACCAATATACTTTAGTATCTTTTTGAGTTTTTCCTGCTGATCGTCTAAATCctgtaaaagaaaaagagaaggaaaaatggaaaaaaagaaaaaagaaaaaaaggaaaaaacacaAGAACAAAAGAATGAAAGAATGATAGAATGATAGAATGATAGAATGATAGAAAAAGTGGTGTTGATGGTATATTAAATAGCAGTCCTTTCGCTATTAATATTTAGTAATATGCAAATGCCTACCCCATCAAATAGAAAATTGCATTCTTGCAAAAGTAACTTCTTTACTTGCTCAATCTGATGAGCTGTAACCtgttttatgtttatatctGTTTTCAATTCTTCGTCATCTGATAATAAAGCAGTAAATATAACAGtaaggaaaaatatgattTGGTTGGACTCAGttagttataatataaaaaaaaaaaaaaaaaaaaaaatgaaaaatgtataagCTTATTAAATGTTTAAATATGGAGGAAAATACCTTGAACAGCTGCTGAGACGATATTGGAATTTTCTTCTATTAAGTGTTTATAACTGGTTTTAtgaaattcttttaaaaatatttgttcatGTATAATTTGATTtgcatttattaatttttcaatgTGCTTGTTAGCCTTAAATGGGGAAGAGGTTTGGAAGAATGGATTATCGAAATGGTTAGGGGAAATTGTTGATGTGTATTTTTGTGCAtgtttattcttatttttatttcatatttttatatcatacatttgagtattttttttcgtatgtTGTGACATTTTTGTACGTGCTTTTTCTGCACTTTTTGTAcctcatttttttgtaaatccCAGGCTTTTACATACttcttttgaaaattttgCTCATAACTTTTTTGTCTCTTTTGTAATTCAATGAAttgaaattttattctttcataCTGGTTTATTAACtcgtttatattttttctaaaattaaaaggaaaacaaagaatttttttttttttttttttttttaaatatactcatttttgtataaaaattgtatttttttgtgaatgTTGTAATATGATCTggattatttttgtaaaagtaAACTTCATATTCCATTTTTGTGCATTTTAACTTAACATTAATTTTGGTATATTTCATGtatactttttcattttacatGTTAATGtttagcattttttttttttaatgggaaaaaagaaaaagaacaataaatattactttgACTTAATCTTATAGTTGTAATAATAGGTTTTCACGGATATCAAGGCTTctcttaatttattaatttcaagtttataaaaatttatcatttttaaattatggtcatttttttgttgcaataattttttgttatataaatttttttctttttccataATGATGCGATTAATGTCTTGTAAGTGCTCCATGTTCATATTCTTTGAGAAAAGGGGAGAGTACAAAATAGATGAAAAATGGGGAGGAAGTGGTGTCGATGCTTTGGGCGTGTTAGCTCGTGCGTAAGGGAATATAGGCGTATGTGAGTTAGTACGTACGTACTTCTTTATGTAtccatgtaaatatatatgcacacaaatgtatatgtatatgtatattgaTGGTGTTAAGGGATTACCAAGTTATTCTCCAGGATCTCGTTATTCATCTTTAAATTTAGGTGGTTCTGCTCATggttttcttttattttctcatttAGTATTTTGTGATCTTCCAACTCATCGACAAAAGAAGTAGAATTcttttgaaaaaacaaagCAAGTGAGggttaaaatgaaaaacattttGCGTCATTAAGATTGTTACagtgtagaaaaaaaaattagacaagagaaaacattttaaataaaaactcAAATAAAAGTTTGAGCAAAAGTGAACCAAATTTCTCATCCTCATGAAATCTTCAAGTATCTGTTTGTTAGTATTCTATATTAATAGAGGGAATTCAGAAAATGTAAGCAGTTTTAGACATCTGGGCgggcatatatgtatatgtatatgcgtacATACATAGGGAATTTATTTCACTATTATTTTGTATCCCACTAAGTTGTGCAGGTGTAGATGTATGTGTAATTACTATTACTTTTTcgtattctttttctttaccAAAAAGTTTTTTCTGTTTAAGTTTAGCTCATCTCTTGTTCTGTTAAGGATGTCTAAAATAAGTTATATAGCAAAATTGTGCACTTATCTGaaagtattatattttttgtgtgGTAATGTAGTATATCAATTTAAAATGGTGTGGAGAATGAAAGGCTTACCTTctaagtatattttatatcccTCCATTTGGTTTCTCATAAAACTgataaatgataaaacattttttgaattaatttCACACACTGAAAAAGGAGGAAAGAAAggaaacaaataaattgtaagataatgaaagaaaagaaaaataaagaagcagaggaataaaaaacaaaaaaaaatagggaaGTATGTCAAATACAGCCAAAAGtaccttttttaattttttcatctttatattttaatagagaaaaatatttttctattttctttttgtaagtctctttttcttttattgcTAAAACTTTAACATCTgcaatattattttgaaagtCAGAGTAGGAAATATTTTCGAgttgttctattttttctccATTTTCATTTGAACGTATCATAAAATGATCATCCTCTAAACCGACaacatacttttttatattttctaagaAAGGCTATAGAGAAAAGTAgttagaaatatttaaaagagaATAGAGAGagttcaatttttatttacattatataatcttataagttaaaaaataaaataaaataaatgaaaaataaggGAAAGTAAATATACGAAACACTTGTTCtctaaacaaataaacagaaAAAGTGAACCACAATTTTGTGAGCTCAATAAAGTACACTGTAACTATAGTGTAATATGCAACTAAGGAGTTATCCTAAGAACAATTCACgacatttcatttttatatcctTTGAAAAGCTTTTTAATTATCGCATTAAATTACATCCACAGtgtgtgaatatatatatttttagatgCGTATCCATTTGATCTACCTTTTCCTCTGTTTTTACTTGTGTTGAGATATCTTCTAAAAgatctttctttttctcgtTTAAATTCTGAATAATTTCATTTCTCAGActttcataatttaaataatgttcAGAATTTTTATACTGAAAATTGTGTCTTAAGTTAGTTTCATCATTATTTTGGAGCTccttgttattattactttcatttttgtttttatttgctGTCTCGTTTGAACTCTCTTCTAGTACTTCCTTTTGTTTGTTTACTAAAATGGATCACATTGAAATAACGCAAATGGACTTGAGTGTAAGTGAGGGGGTAATATATAGGTGGATGAAGAAGAATGCAGGAAACAAACAAGAATAAGCGTAACGCAGCAATTTCTTCTACTTCATGAGTAGTTCATGCACATTTGCACAAATAACTACTGtacatactttttttacGTAGTTTTTTTACACTTTTTTCTAATTCGGTTTCTCCTATTTTCTATCCTTCTTTCTTTTGATGTGTCAAGTAAAATGtccattttctttttaaaaatttatcttCATAAATTACTTCGCAAATCGTTTTATAGTTtacgtaaatatacatttgactaaaaaagtaaaacagaTAATTTTCGCATTCAGCAGAAccctttattttcttcttcttctttttttttatgaaataaatgcATTCATGTATTCGTTATTAATGCTTAAGCAGTCGTTCAAAGcgcttatatacatatgtatgtgtattatatatatatatatatatatgaatacatatGATGTGCTTCTATGAATTCATTACTACTTTTGCGAGTGAAGAAAACTTCCGTTAGTTATTGATAAAGATAGTGGGAAAATGTAGGGGTTCTTTATTCTTAGGAATTCATTAGAAAATATTTGTCTTCTTTACCAAAATAACTGAGTAAATGACAATTTTTagtatgtaaaaaaaaaaaaaaaaaaaaagttaaataaataaataaataaacgaaTAAGCATATGGATAAATaggaaaataaattgtaATGGCATGCAAATGGAGCGCGTGAAAAAATAGTAGGAGCACGCGCGTAAGTGCATGCAGTGGGTATgcgtatataaatatgtatatgtatatgaatgtatgtatatatgtatatatatagatatatatatatagatagatatacatttatatagatagatatacatatatatagatagatatacatatatatacatatatttacatatatatacatatagatagatatagatatacatacAGATATGTAGACATATATATGGGCATTTTCTTCCAGTTAGAGTCCTTCAATCAGCCAGTTTTCGTTATTCATAATTTGAAGTAACTTTCCCTTTATTTTATctcttcaaaatatataaaatgcgCACATGACAATATGAAAGAGTTCAGAAGCTGTAGCAGCAGATCATCAGGATCAAAGAGGACATATGAAGAGGCGAGTCTAACAGAGGACTCTGAATTAATAAgtagaaatattaatgataaaaaaaataacattaacaAAGGTAAAAGAAGGTCAATTAGTTtgtcaaataatttttttagcgTGGAtgatttttctaaatatgaAGATTCTCTCAAGTTAAATAACATCGAACATGGGGGtgaagaaatagaaaagtACTTAAGTTGTGCTATGTACACTAGTTTAactagcaaaataaaaaatacaagtgATGACGAAGATCAGGGTGCCActgacaaaaaaaaggatagaAAAAGATTTggaaaatacataaaagaGAATATAGTGGActtagaaaaatttaaaaatatgctaTTTAAGAAATCTTTGTTATATCAAATGAGATGTCTTAATCATAATGCTGCGTGGATATTAGAATTGTCAAAAGGTAAAGgtaaaggaaaaacaaaaagccAACTTTCGAATAAtccaatatatattaaaccgTTCCTTTCATATAATAAGTTTATTCGTTTgttttacgaaaaaaaatataaagatgcTTACATCTTATTAGGCagaatttgtaaatattgtttttttcctACTAATgaactaaatatattatatgataatttttttgaaagaaaaaattataatttacattatttagtACGTTCGATAGCTTCAATGCAAAATAGCATACTACATGAGAAGTTGAAATATAACTTGAAAAAACGAGAAAGGAagacaaatatttttacgaaaataatgaatggaAATACGTCCCTTCCCccaacaaaaaaacaaaatataccTTTTGGTAATTTGTTTTTCGGAAAAgatacaattaaaaatgagagtcttaataaaaatggttCCACTTCAagatatgttaaaaatataaaagaaaaaaaaaaaaacaaatcgtttgtaaattataaatttcctatatttgaaaattatgtaaataatatgtgTAACAAATTTCTTCAAAAGGATATATTTAAATCAAAATActtcacaaaaaaaagagagaaaaaaaaattccacTCTCACTATAGGTATCCAGGGGAGAATAGCTTCACGGATCGTTACACAGGTTCACATCTTACTTCTCGTGAgtcaaaaaaagaaatgtatAGAACAGAAAACAATTTAGGAGATAAAATTTTGGAAGAACAAAAGAGAGCATATTCCGAGGtggaatgtaaaaaaatagtgAACACAAAAACAtgtaaagagaaaaaagcgAATTGGACAGATGATCAAATGATGAGGAATTGTGGTGAGAGAATGAGGAATGATCTTTTTTCTAAGAAAAAATActgttataaaaatagtaaagaTAATATGAAAGTAGATATAAAGttgttaatatttctaaaaatgttgtctctatatatgtatggtCATTTTGCTTGTGAAAATAACCTGAACAAAATAGGCAATGTTCtgttatatagaaaaaaaagtatgcataattattatgagaCTAAATCAACATATGGTAATGAAACACTTAATATAAAAGGTgcaatgaaaaaagaaatattaatgtacATTGCCAGATACATGAAgtgcttaaaaaaaaaactaaaatttgatacatatctatatttattGCTAAGTATAGTTTATTAtgacttaaaaaaatacaataaaagtttattttatgtaaagaAAAGCATTAAGAAAGAtaactttaattttatatcatgggtattatttaataatttaatttccATAGAGGTGTTTATTATTCAGGGGGGTTGTTCAATCATAGGAAGATGCAGAAAAAgtagttataaaaaattgttaagcaaaaaattaaaaaactcAAAGGTGTGTGGTTGTATTGGTGAAAATATCAGTAAGAAGgagaaaacatttttaaaaagaaatatgttcTTAGATAATTCGAACAGGTTGAAAAAACTGTGCAGTTGTTTATTTGAAAACGAATTTTTTCGAAATATCAATAGTAGTCGCATGAAcgtaatgaaaaattataacacgTACATTTACATTAACCCTTTTCTTAGTTTGGACAAgtctttctttttcaaaaacaattattttgTGAGTAACATTTTTAGTAAGGAGATTATCACTGAggggaaaaagaagaataaaaaaaggggggtggagaaaaagataaagagGGGGTGGAAGAAGAATGTAAAAAGGGAAGAAAGAGTGGATACTAATCAAACGAATAACAGTCTTATTGAAAAATACCAAATGTACTTACAGAAACacaaattcaaaaaaaatataatgtctCTGTTTGGTTTTGCTCATTTTTGCTCCCTGAACAATGTTTTGTATAAAGACTCTATAAGTACATACgagtatttaaaaagaatcttatctaaaaatttatacatatcaTGCGAACTAgctaaattatattattatagtggaaagtttaataaatgtatgaaATGCTTTAACAAAATACAACAAATTAGTAGTATAAATagacttttaaaaaaagaaatgatcAATAAATGTTTCATTCGATATTTATGGAAAAGAGACGAAAAAGAAGAACATCATAGTGATAATAAAACGGAAAAGGAGGATACAAAATCTGAGCATATTCTAGATTGTTATAATGAAGAGAACGTTAAGGTTATTAGTatgaaaaagtataaaaatatgaaaaagctACTAGttcctttatatttttcagacaaatatatttatgtggaACTTTTAgcgaatatatttttttttaaaaaagaccTTTCTTCATTGTTCATTCTTGTGCATAATTATCAAAATGAAGTTGTTAAATCGAGTAGAAGGATTGAAGCTGTGTGCGATGAGAAATGTTTCTATGTTTTGGGAAAATACTTTTcgttatgtaaaaattataataaatctatattttattttaagaaagCAATTCAGAAAAACCGATTTCACCTATATTCTTATATGAGTTTAGCTCAGGAATATTTCATATGTGGAAATGTTAAtagttctatttttttattaataaaaatgttaggattatattttaacaattcAAATGCATGGTTTAGCTTGGCAAAATGTTTAGAGTATAAAGAGTATTATTCCTTTTCTGTCTTTTCTTATAAAAAGGCTATTTATTTTCAGGTTAACAcagttttttattactttttggctaatatgtatttaaaaaaaggagacagatataattatattgaaaCGTTGAAGAGAGGGTGGAGGCTTAAGAAAAGCATACTATTTTGCTCTAAATTGTTTCATGTGTACTTTTCCATATTAAAAGAAGCAGAAGCATTAGAAGCAAAGGAAGAGAAAACAAAGGAGTTAACGCGAATTTacaattcaaaaaaaaaggaaaatggcATCTTCTGTTTTGgtcaaaaaacaaataaggaATGCtgttgttataaaaaaaataatgactGCTTCACATGGTgtgttaaatatttaaaatgttatataaaaaaattaaaaaaaattgaacataCATCTTCATTTCCTATATTAAGTAAAGAAAAACTActaacatataattattatgacGACTCTATATTGTTCAAAAATGTAAGACATGACAAttgtgtaaaatatataaataagctGTGTTCAACTCACTTCACCACAATTTACGATAAAAAtacaagtttttttttttttttccattcgtTGAGAAATTCTTGTACTACTATATTTGaagctattttttatttagcaaattatttttttttccataaaaaattttataacgctatgaaattatttcaaattttgtGGACAGGAGGCGGAATGTACTCGGAGTTATCGTTCACATTATTTAGACGAATAGAACATACATTAGAACGGAAAAGATTAACAAGAGATGGGATAGATTTGCAGGATTCGtgatatatgataaattGTATTTATACCTCATAAGCACGTGAACGAATATAATGGCTCCTTCCGTTATTTAATGCTTTGTTTATTACTTTGTTTATTactttgtttattattttgtttattattttttttattgctttgtttattattttgtttattattttttttattgctttGTTTATTactttgtttattattttgtttattattttttttattgctttgtttattaatttttttattgctttatttgttttattatgaGTCATTATAATTCTTACacttttttacttaaaatttattaaagtgaaaaatgtaattttttcgGAAGTTTGTTTCTTATCCGTACTTGtattattaatgaaatattattaaatattttattttacttttttttcatttagaaGGAAAGTAAAATATACCATGAGTATTTTAGCGTTACAAGAATCCATCTGACCTCCATTCATTACGTGCATTTTTGCACAATTCCAATGTATTTCGaatgtacattttttgttttagttAACAAGggttttattaattttgtctTTATTCAAC from Plasmodium malariae genome assembly, chromosome: 13 includes these protein-coding regions:
- the PmUG01_13054900 gene encoding conserved Plasmodium protein, unknown function, yielding MDILLDTSKERRIENRRNRIRKKLNKQKEVLEESSNETANKNKNESNNNKELQNNDETNLRHNFQYKNSEHYLNYESLRNEIIQNLNEKKKDLLEDISTQVKTEEKPFLENIKKYVVGLEDDHFMIRSNENGEKIEQLENISYSDFQNNIADVKVLAIKEKETYKKKIEKYFSLLKYKDEKIKKVCEINSKNVLSFISFMRNQMEGYKIYLEDILNRTRDELNLNRKNFLNTNKQILEDFMRMRNLNSTSFVDELEDHKILNEKIKENHEQNHLNLKMNNEILENNLNMNMEHLQDINRIIMEKEKNLYNKKLLQQKNDHNLKMINFYKLEINKLREALISVKTYYYNYKIKSKKNINELINQYERIKFQFIELQKRQKSYEQNFQKKYVKAWDLQKNEANKHIEKLINANQIIHEQIFLKEFHKTSYKHLIEENSNIVSAAVQDDEELKTDINIKQVTAHQIEQVKKLLLQECNFLFDGDLDDQQEKLKKILKYIGVNTQDDLELLTQLFYIEDKQENDDTHQNNKENEEISLSYNSEYTLDIIFKYYQEKEKENVCRITANKQKYKNRLNVSLKLILERKKQEKEYWHNLAHITPDDMIELWKTFLIFVEKYYRILKERATIIQNIFTEEKKIKENLNKINQMKESLEE
- the PmUG01_13055000 gene encoding conserved Plasmodium protein, unknown function translates to MKEFRSCSSRSSGSKRTYEEASLTEDSELISRNINDKKNNINKGKRRSISLSNNFFSVDDFSKYEDSLKLNNIEHGGEEIEKYLSCAMYTSLTSKIKNTSDDEDQGATDKKKDRKRFGKYIKENIVDLEKFKNMLFKKSLLYQMRCLNHNAAWILELSKGKGKGKTKSQLSNNPIYIKPFLSYNKFIRLFYEKKYKDAYILLGRICKYCFFPTNELNILYDNFFERKNYNLHYLVRSIASMQNSILHEKLKYNLKKRERKTNIFTKIMNGNTSLPPTKKQNIPFGNLFFGKDTIKNESLNKNGSTSRYVKNIKEKKKNKSFVNYKFPIFENYVNNMCNKFLQKDIFKSKYFTKKREKKKFHSHYRYPGENSFTDRYTGSHLTSRESKKEMYRTENNLGDKILEEQKRAYSEVECKKIVNTKTCKEKKANWTDDQMMRNCGERMRNDLFSKKKYCYKNSKDNMKVDIKLLIFLKMLSLYMYGHFACENNLNKIGNVLLYRKKSMHNYYETKSTYGNETLNIKGAMKKEILMYIARYMKCLKKKLKFDTYLYLLLSIVYYDLKKYNKSLFYVKKSIKKDNFNFISWVLFNNLISIEVFIIQGGCSIIGRCRKSSYKKLLSKKLKNSKVCGCIGENISKKEKTFLKRNMFLDNSNRLKKLCSCLFENEFFRNINSSRMNVMKNYNTYIYINPFLSLDKSFFFKNNYFVSNIFSKEIITEGKKKNKKRGVEKKIKRGWKKNVKREERVDTNQTNNSLIEKYQMYLQKHKFKKNIMSLFGFAHFCSLNNVLYKDSISTYEYLKRILSKNLYISCELAKLYYYSGKFNKCMKCFNKIQQISSINRLLKKEMINKCFIRYLWKRDEKEEHHSDNKTEKEDTKSEHILDCYNEENVKVISMKKYKNMKKLLVPLYFSDKYIYVELLANIFFFKKDLSSLFILVHNYQNEVVKSSRRIEAVCDEKCFYVLGKYFSLCKNYNKSIFYFKKAIQKNRFHLYSYMSLAQEYFICGNVNSSIFLLIKMLGLYFNNSNAWFSLAKCLEYKEYYSFSVFSYKKAIYFQVNTVFYYFLANMYLKKGDRYNYIETLKRGWRLKKSILFCSKLFHVYFSILKEAEALEAKEEKTKELTRIYNSKKKENGIFCFGQKTNKECCCYKKNNDCFTWCVKYLKCYIKKLKKIEHTSSFPILSKEKLLTYNYYDDSILFKNVRHDNCVKYINKLCSTHFTTIYDKNTSFFFFFHSLRNSCTTIFEAIFYLANYFFFHKKFYNAMKLFQILWTGGGMYSELSFTLFRRIEHTLERKRLTRDGIDLQDS
- the PmUG01_13054800 gene encoding conserved Plasmodium protein, unknown function, translated to MEKNHNILKYGNFFNVSKELKSYMLKAMKEYQCYFEKALIKNCNLEDNIKLVKDLIIDEETCYNEDIFLKIQKTFHIYDFFNLSLLFPMKIINKNGKTLVQLISEDTNQNDLELIQAVLTNIEQNKMDKLNFFYIENIIFELLDEIIRQITVECPKRGFALTLINNEIQKNINYYKNLIEIIEHNNDMNNEKFKEVQSKRNLLLGQLAAEEDKLKEKLTDVQNELELLKNENKKKMQENKNKKEIQYDLLKHNESLLEKIKEIYDKQGEI